A stretch of Deltaproteobacteria bacterium DNA encodes these proteins:
- a CDS encoding cobalamin B12-binding domain-containing protein has product MVGTRPIRVLLAKPGLDGHDLGVKMVALALKDAGMEVIYLGMRQTPNSIVKAAVQEDADVIGLSNLSASLIPMGRHVMELLKEKQMNIPVLYGGTILKEDRKKLLDIGIKETFSPGTMMKDIIYAIKKLVPEDKLR; this is encoded by the coding sequence ATGGTCGGTACGAGGCCGATACGGGTGTTACTCGCCAAGCCGGGACTGGACGGGCATGATCTTGGAGTCAAGATGGTCGCTCTGGCCCTGAAGGATGCCGGCATGGAAGTGATCTATCTGGGCATGAGGCAGACGCCGAACAGTATTGTGAAAGCCGCTGTCCAGGAAGACGCGGATGTCATTGGCTTGAGCAATCTCTCCGCTTCCCTGATTCCCATGGGCAGACACGTGATGGAGCTGCTCAAGGAGAAGCAGATGAACATTCCGGTTTTGTACGGCGGGACGATTCTGAAGGAGGACCGCAAGAAGCTGCTGGATATCGGGATCAAAGAGACGTTTTCCCCCGGCACCATGATGAAGGATATCATCTACGCCATAAAGAAATTGGTTCCTGAAGACAAACTCCGATAG